A stretch of the Salarias fasciatus chromosome 3, fSalaFa1.1, whole genome shotgun sequence genome encodes the following:
- the LOC115386228 gene encoding E3 ubiquitin-protein ligase TRIM21-like, giving the protein MAAPGVLLSEVQFQCCICQDVFTEPVSIPCGHSFCFTCITSHWDASASVTCPKCHAVYEGLPELCENSFAKEMSEQIRARKHGGVPSASGRAIRCDVCVGERTEALKSCLVCLTSYCESHLEPHLRVATLKIHKLIEPVPMLEKRMCGKHQRLLELFCRSDQRCVCVLCTETDHRSHDTVPVERESQEKKNQVKSMEASVQQMIQERLQKVEEIKHSVELSKENSKRDIQESGMVFSNLFHAMKKCQLELQQRIQREQAAAELRAEKLISELQQEISELHRRRSELEQLFHTEDHLHLLQRFPALSSALSGRSCSDIVVHADTCLGSVRRAVASIEQQLQSELKKLSFREYERMQKYAADVRLDPRTANPWLVLSEDGRRVQDGNVEHKVPDLPERFDTAPCVLALTGFTTGRHYWEVDVGDKTAWDLGVARKSVTRKGVVVLSPEEGYWAICLRRGREYRACAEQAQLLYLPQRPQVIGLFLDYEEGTVSFYDAAAKSLMYSFTQCHFTEAMFPFLNPDISDSGNKSPLVIRSASAVFKNLHNDEDIATI; this is encoded by the exons ATGGCTGCCCCCGGCGTCCTTCTGTCGGAGGTGCAGTTCCAGTGTTGCATCTGTCAGGATGTTTTCACGGAGCCGGTCTCCATCCCCTGTGGCCACAGCTTCTGCTTCACCTGCATCACGTCGCACTGGGACGCCAGCGCCAGCGTCACCTGCCCCAAGTGTCACGCAGTCTACGAGGGCCTCCCAGAACTCTGTGAGAACTCCTTCGCCAAGGAAATGTCCGAGCAGATCCGGGCCCGGAAGCACGGCGGCGTGCCGTCAGCGTCAGGAAGGGCGATCCGCTGCGACGTGTGCGTGGGGGAGCGTACCGAAGCTTTGAAATCCTGTCTCGTGTGCCTGACCTCGTATTGCGAGAGTCACCTGGAGCCTCACCTGCGAGTCGCCACCTTAAAGATCCACAAGCTGATCGAGCCGGTGCCCATGCTGGAGAAGAGGATGTGCGGAAAGcaccagaggctgctggagctgttCTGCAGGAGCGACcagcggtgtgtttgtgtgctgtgcACTGAGACAGACCACCGCAGCCACGACACCGTCCCGGTGGAGCGGGAGAGCCAGGAGAAGAAG AACCAGGTGAAATCAATGGAGGCCAGCGTTCAGCAGATGATCCAGGAACGACTGCAGAAAGTGGAGGAGATCAAACACTCTGTGGAGCTCAGTAAA GAAAACTCAAAGAGGGACATCCAGGAAAGCGGGATGGTTTTCTCCAATCTGTTTCACGCCATGAAGAAAtgccagctggagctgcagcagaggatcCAGAGAGAGCAGGCTGCAGCTGAGCTGAGGGCGGAGAAGCTCATCTCAGAGCTGCAACAGGAAATCTCAGAGCttcacaggaggaggagtgaacTGGAGCAGCTTTTTCACACGGAAGACCATCTCCACCTCCTGCAG aggtttCCTGCCCTGAGTTCAGCGCTGTCAGGCAGGTCCTGCTCTGATATCGTCGTCCATGCAGACACATGCCTGGGAAGTGTGAGGAGAGCGGTGGCCAGCATCGAACAGCAGCTCCAGTCGGAGCTGAAAAAGCTTTCCTTTAGAG AATACGAGAGGATGCAGAAGTATGCAG CTGATGTCCGTCTGGACCCCAGAACAGCCAACCCGTGGCTTGTTCTCTCGGAGGACGGCAGACGGGTCCAGGATGGAAACGTTGAGCATAAAGTTCCCGATCTCCCGGAGCGTTTCGACACGGCTCCTTGTGTTCTCGCCCTCACG GGCTTCACCACAGGAAGGCACTACTGGGAGGTGGACGTGGGCGACAAGACGGCGTGGGACCTGGGCGTCGccaggaagtcggtcaccaggaAGGGAGTGGTGGTGCTGAGCCCGGAAGAGGGCTACTGGGCCATCTGCCTGAGGAGGGGCAGGGAGTACCGGGCCTGCGCCGAGCAGGCCCAGCTGCTGTACCTCCCTCAGAGGCCGCAGGTCATCGGCCTGTTTTTGGACTACGAGGAAGGAACCGTGTCGTTCTACGACGCTGCGGCAAAGTCGCTCATGTATTCCTTCACGCAGTGCCACTTCACCGAGGCCATGTTTCCCTTCCTCAACCCAGATATCAGCGACAGCGGCAACAAGTCGCCGCTAGTCATCCGCTCGGCCAGCGCCGTTTTTAAAAACTTACATAATGACGAAGACATTGCTACTATATGA
- the LOC115386229 gene encoding probable serine/threonine-protein kinase nek3, producing the protein MTTSCNSNNHFSPNLNFSHDYKCNSNNHFSPNLDFSHDYKCYSNNHFSLNNLNFSHDYKSTSTSPMTTSCNSNNHFSPNLNFSHDYKCNSNNHFSPNLDFSHDYKCYSNNHFSLNNLNFSHDYKCNSNNHFSPNLNFSHDYKCYSINHFFLNNLNLSHDYKCNSNNHSSPYFNFSHDFKCYSNNHFSLNNLNFSHNYKCNSNNHFSPYLNFSHDYNVTPTTTSPPTSTSPTTSIAIPTTTSPPTSTSPSTTSATPTTTSPPTSTSPTPTSVTPTTTSPSTTTTSPTTTSVTPTATSPPTSTSPTTISVTPTTTSPSTTSTSPTTTSITPTTTSPPTSTSPTTTSVTPTTTSPSTTSTSPTTTSVNPTATSPPTSTSPTITTSPTTASVTPTTTSPSTTSTSPTTTSVTPTTTSPPTSTSPTTTNVTPTTTSPSTTSTSHTTTMDETPTTTSPSTTSTSHTTTMDETPTTTSPSTTSTSPTTTIVTPTTISPSTTSTSPTTTSITPTTTSPSTTSISPTTSSVNPTTISPSTTSTSPTTSTSTSRTMITTTTTNDATTTITSLTTASTSPTTVNFSHDDYDYDRWNYNNHFSHNSFYFSHNVHRASKCNYNNHFSHNSFYFSHNVNSTSKYNNTYTFLHNVVLNDYNR; encoded by the exons aTGACGACAAGT TGcaactccaacaaccacttctcccccAACCTCAACTTCTCCCACGACTACAAGTGcaactccaacaaccacttctcccccaacctcgacttctcccacGACTACAAGTGTtactccaacaaccacttctccctcaacaacctcaaCTTCTCCCACgactacaagt caacctcgacttctcccatGACCACAAGt TGcaactccaacaaccacttctcccccAACCTCAACTTCTCCCACGACTACAAGTGcaactccaacaaccacttctcccccaacctcgacttctcccacGACTACAAGTGTtactccaacaaccacttctccctcaacaacctcaaCTTCTCCCACgactacaagtgtaactccaacaaccacttctcccccAACCTCAACTTCTCCCACGACTACAAGTGTTACTCCATCAACCACTTCTTCCTCAACAACCTCAACCTCTCCCACgactacaagtgtaactccaacaaccactCCTCCCCCTACTTCAACTTCTCCCACGACTTCAAGTGTtactccaacaaccacttctccctcaacaacctcaaCTTCTCCCACAACTACAAGtgtaactccaacaaccacttctcccccTACCTCAACTTCTCCCACgactacaa tgtaactccaacaactacTTCTCCTccaacctcgacttctcccacGACTTCAATTGCAAttccaacaaccacttctcccccaacctcgacttctccctCGACTACAAGTGcaactccaacaaccacttctcccccaacctcgacttctcccacGCCTACAAGTGTtactccaacaaccacttctccctcaacaaccaCAACTTCTCCCACGACTACAAGTGTAACACCAACAGCCACTTCTCCACCTACCTCAACTTCTCCCACGACTATAAGTGTTACTCCAACAActacttctccctcaacaacctcaaCTTCTCCCACGACTACAAGTAtaactccaacaaccacttctcccccTACCTCAACTTCTCCCACGACTACAAGTGTtactccaacaaccacttctccctcaacaacctcaaCTTCTCCCACGACCACAAGTGTAAATCCAACTGCCACTTCTCCCCCTACCTCAACTTCTCCCACGATTACAA CTTCTCCTACGACTGCAAGTGTtactccaacaaccacttctccgtCAACAACCTCAACTTCTCCAACgactacaagtgtaactccaacaaccacttctcccccTACCTCAACTTCTCCCACGACTACAAATGTTACTCCAACAACCACgtctccctcaacaacctcgacttctcacACAACTACGATGGATgaaactccaacaaccacttctccctcaacaacctcgacttctcacACAACTACGATGGATgaaactccaacaaccacttctccttcaacaacctcgacttctcccacGACTACAATTGTAACTCCAACAACCAtctctccctcaacaacctcgacttctcccacAACTACAAGTAtaactccaacaaccacttctccctcaacaacctcgatTTCTCCGACAACTTCAAGTGTAAATCCAACAACCAtctctccctcaacaacctcgacttctcccacAACTTCAA CCTCAACTTCTCGCACGATGATTACGACTACAACTACGAACGATGCAACTACAACAATCACTTCTCTCACAACAGCTTCTACTTCTCCCACAAC CGTCAACTTCTCGCACGACGACTACGACTACGACAGATGGAACTACAACAATCACTTCTCTCACAACAGCTTCTACTTCTCCCACAACGTCCACAGAGCCTCAAA ATGCAACTACAACAATCACTTCTCTCACAACAGCTTCTACTTCTCCCACAACGTCAACAGCACCTCCAAATACAATAATACCTACACCTTCCTCCACAATGTTGTCCTCAATGACTACAACAGATGA